From Ptiloglossa arizonensis isolate GNS036 chromosome 14, iyPtiAriz1_principal, whole genome shotgun sequence, the proteins below share one genomic window:
- the LOC143154233 gene encoding C-mannosyltransferase dpy-19 has product MAAESDRKRRGGDKAQRRSVNLYKFAVNFIGLAFGFFHRWHVSTLFENDRHFSYLSEIEREMSFRTEMGMYYSYYKTIAESKTFMEGLNKISHDNISEYGNIINAGRKYSLLPELAAGWLYHCAKSLGIISIDQCWEIERGDDVPPVITCEGLGVPIYFYLEIVWFSTILTVVILFDYSVYLGNSISCGIIAVLLFFYNHKECTRVQWTPPLRESFAYPVILSQMYMLTMILREGTQQNVGKVSKELFLKMGASTVISLFCWQFSHFVFTTQIIALLILKWMRIISCDLYRCICLIHGWCIIIVMGLTSDTPLFYSLYLCLMFTSTILSVLVKHVLPMDTKLQTGLEIVLVLVCTKLLKSLQSFVSEDDAHVFNLLKAKLTGYKDFHTMLYTCSAEFDFLQYRSYEAIIKTLLLPSAILAGMLALYFWYRNYKVKGYPKCIDADLAYNSLQTGAFVIMAVFIMRLKLFMNPHLCIIAGTVCASRYLEKLGLKNNMMRTAVTLLLISAMSYHGLERLREERSIIGEYSNIEQEELFDWIKNNTPEHAVFAGKMSLMANLMLSTGRPVINNPYYESKEMRDRTMKVYEIFSRKDVASVYFTLRNMRVGYVILEESTCLGFAIVPVGCQMINLWDVVDNGTAKAAGRPPLCPILFVGNTFPFKRAFVNSRYVVLQLDYSHYLEVKPKTPVSLHYQS; this is encoded by the exons ATGGCGGCGGAAAGTGACAGGAAACGTAGAGGAGGAGACAAAGCACAGCGTAGGAGCGTCAATTTGTATAAATTCGCTGTGAATTTCATTG GTTTGGCTTTTGGGTTTTTCCATCGGTGGCACGTCTCCACACTTTTTGAAAATGACCGGCATTTCTCGTATCTGTCCGAAATCGAGAGGGAAATGTCCTTTCGCACGGAAATG GGAATGTATTACTCGTACTACAAGACGATCGCGGAATCAAAAACATTCATGGAGGGGTTGAATAAAATCAGCCACGATAACATTTCGGAATATGGAAATATTATCAATGCGGGTAGAAAATATAGCTTGTTACCAGAG TTGGCAGCTGGATGGCTTTATCATTGTGCTAAAAGTTTGGGAATCATATCGATAGACCAGTGTTGGGAA ATAGAAAGGGGAGATGATGTGCCACCTGTGATCACCTGCGAAGGCCTAGGTGTtcctatttatttttacttagAGATTGTTTGGTTTTCTACTATATTGACGGTAGTTATACTGTTCGATTACTCTGTATACCTGGGTAACAGCATAAGCTGTGGAATCATTGCTGTGCTGCTGTTCTTTTACAATCACAAGGAATGCACACGCGTCCAGTGGACCCCACCCCTACGGGAAAGTTTTGCGTATCCTGTAATACTTTCTCAGATGTACATGCTGACTATGATTCTTAGAGAAGGTACTCAACAAAACGTAGGAAAAGtatcgaaagaattatttttg AAAATGGGTGCATCGACGGTAATCAGTCTATTCTGCTGGCAGTTTTCTCATTTTGTTTTTACCACTCAAATCATTGCACTACTTATACTAAAGTGGATGAGAATAATCTCTTGCGATCTTTATAGATGCATTTGTTTAATTCACGGTTGGTGCATTATAATAGTAATGGGCCTGACAAGCGACACACCTCTATTTTACTCCCTGTACTTATGCCTTATGTTCACTAGCACTATTTTAAGCGTACTGGTCAAACACGTACTACCTATGGATACAAAACTGCAAACAGGTCTCGAAATTGTACTCGTACTTGTCTGCACAAAATTATTGAAATCGTTACAATCGTTCGTATCCGAAGACGATGCACACGTGTTCAATTTACTTAAAGCGAAACTGACCGGTTACAAAGACTTTCACACCATGCTGTACACATGCTCGGCCGAGTTTGATTTCTTGCAGTATAGAAGTTACGAGGCAATTATAAAGACCCTACTCTTGCCGTCTGCCATACTCGCTGGGATGCTGGCGCTCTATTTCTGGTACAGAAATTACAAAGTTAAAGGGTACCCCAAATGCATAGATGCAGATCTAGCCTACAACAGCTTACAGACCGGTGCTTTCGTTATAATGGCAGTATTCATTATGAGACTAAAACTGTTCATGAACCCCCATCTTTGTATAATAGCTGGCACAGTTTGCGCGAGCAGATATTTGGAGAAACTTGGTTTAAAGAATAACATGATGAGAACTGCCGTTACTCTTCTATTAATATCCGCTATGTCTTACCATGGTTTAGAGAGACTCAGGGAAGAACGAAGTATCATAG GCGAATACAGTAATATCGAGcaagaagaactgttcgactggataaaaaataatactcCTGAACACGCAGTATTTGCCGGAAAGATGTCTTTAATGGCAAATTTAATGCTCTCCACGGGAAGACCCGTGATTAACAACCCTTATTACGAGAGTAAGGAAATGAG AGATCGAACGATGAAAGTGTACGAAATTTTCAGCAGAAAAGACGTCGCGTCCGTGTACTTCACCTTAAGGAATATGCGCGTCGGTTACGTCATATTGGAAGAATCGACGTGTCTCGGTTTCGCAATTGT ACCGGTAGGGTGCCAGATGATCAATCTATGGGACGTCGTTGATAACGGAACTGCAAAGGCCGCAGGGAGACCACCCCTTTGCCCGATTCTCTTTGTAGGAAACACTTTCCCTTTTAAAAGAGCTTTTGTAAATAGTCGTTACGTCGTTCTGCAGCTCGATTATTCTCATTACCTTGAAGTAAAACCAAAGACTCCCGTGTCTCTGCATTATCAATCATGA